The stretch of DNA GAGATTTGAATTAGACCGAGGTTCTGCGCCGCAGGCGCAGGTTCTCGGGCGTTGTTCAAATCTCCCTCTCGGCGCTTCTACGGTGACCAATACTGACGAGCGGGCGTAGCGACGCGAGTCGTCCAGTCTCTCCCTCGGAATCGCAGACGGCGTATACCTCGCCGTCATGCGCAGGGCTGTTTTTTATCGATATGTGTGTGGTCCCCACGCAGTGTGATCGATAGCAACGCTACCGCCCTTTCGTACGGTCCAGCGCCGCCTTCTCGAGGTGACGCCGCCCGATGAGTGACGATCGTCCGGACCGTGACGATCCGTTCCACCCTCTCGGGGAGGCCGCAGAGGAGGACTTCGAGCGAATGCTCGAGGAGACCGAGTACGACGCGGAACTCGGGATGGAAATGGCCAGAGACGCCTTGCGGCTGACGAAAGGCGAGATCGGCGAGGAGGAGTTCTACGATCGGTACCACGAGGACGTGATCGAGGAGTTCGGCGAGGACGAACGGCCGATGGCTGCGGAGATCGAGGCGGCGCGAGCGGAAGACGGGGAGGGTGCGGTCTCCGAGGCGCTCTCGACGCTCGGCGTCGGCAGCGAGTCGCGGCGCGATGTGATGAAGAAGATGGGCGCGGGGGCCGGTGTCGTCGGCCTCGGTGCGTTCGGTGCGAGTCAGGGACCGGACGGGACCGACCCGGCCGCTGCGCAGGACGAACAGGAAGACGCGGAAGACGGCGATGGCGTCCAGTGGGGAATGACTCTCGACCTCGAGACCTGCGACGGCTGTCTTTCCTGTGTCGTCGCCTGTAACGCGGAGCACAACTGGAACGAGGGGGCAAACTGGATGTACATCCTCGCCTACGACGACGGGATCGTCGAGTCCCCGGACACCGACGAGTTCGACGACTTCCGCGAGTTCAACTACCTCATCCGGCCCTGTCAGCACTGTACGGACGCCCCGTGTGAGAAGGTGTGTCCGACGACGGCCCGTCACACCCGCGACGAAGGTGGGCTGGTGTTGACGGATTACGACGTCTGTATCGGCTGCCGGTACTGTCAGGTTGCCTGTCCGTACGGCGTCAACTACTTCCAGTGGGAGGACCCCCCGGAGGAAGCACAGGAGATGGACGACGACATGATTTACGACCAGCGCGACCGGTGGGTCAGCGGTGCCGGACCGCGTGGCGTCATGGAGAAGTGCATCTTCGATCCAGCCCGTCAGGACGGACAGATGGGCGAGGACATGGTCGGAACGACGGCCTGTGAGGACGCCTGTCCACCCGGTGCGATCCAGTTCGGCGACATGAACGACCCCGAGAGCGATCCCCAGCAGTACCTCGAGGATACCGCGCTCGCACGCGCCCTCGAGCACGATCCCGAGGAGGAAGACCTCCAGGAAGCGATCGAGATACTGCAGGACGAAGACGACGCCGACGAGGAGGAACTCGAGGAGGCACGCACGCTCATCGAGAGCGAGTACGGCACCGGCGACTCGCGGTTCAGGCTCCTCGAGGAGTACAACACGAATCCGAACGTGATGTATATCGGCAACGAGCCGGGGCCACACGCCGAGCAGGTCGAGGGGCCCGTCGCCTACGATGACGTTGGTATGGTGGACAATCGGAAGAACGTCCTCGACGAGGGAACGGTCGGCTTCGATCTCTGAGACGGTCCGTTGTAGCAATTTGACGACCCCGGAATAGCTCTCGATCGTCCCGGAAGTGAGTGGTCGTTAAAGTGGCCGATATTTGATAGGAACCGCGTGCTGGATACATGGCACGAATGTGGGACGGACTGAGGGAAATCTACAAGTGTTAGTGATCGGTCAATAGGAGATGATCTACCACCAAAATCAACTTCCCCTCTCCTCAATCACCGACCAATGATCTTGTCATAGAGCCATACACCTACAAACACAACTGCGAGAAGGAGGAGTATATTGAACAATATGACTGTTATTTCCGGAATTCCAGGGAGCTGTAAGGGTGTGGGGTTCACAACTAGAGGTAATATTAGGAAAATGATAGGCTTTGGGGTGTCCTATATACAGGTGTACTGAACGACTATTTCTCCTACTTCGTAGCGAAACAAACAGAGTCGTGTTGCACTTATGCTCTGAATTCAACCGCTAGAACCTATCGTCTGTCGAGGGTTTCGACGACTGACAGCAGTCCGTATAACTCGAGGCTTTCATAACGGTTCGGCCGAAGAACCGGATATGGATACTCGTGACCGGGTAATCGTCGGCACGCTCTGGTTTTCCGTCGCTGCAGTGATGGCGCTGACGCTCGAGCCCGCGATTCCGTCGACAGTGAGCGAGGGTGCGCGGCTGTTCGTGGTCGTCGTTGCGCTGTCTCTCTCCGTCCTCTACATCTTCGATCCCTGGGGGCTGTTGAGTCGACAGCCGTTCCACTGATCGTCTCGGTTACCGCAAAAATACGCCAGTTAGGTCAGTCGTCCGCCAGCGCGAGCGGGTTCTCTTCGGTCGCGAGTAGTCGATCGAGCGCGTCGACCATCGCGTCGACGCTGGCGCGCGTGATGTCGGCCTCGCTGCGGGCGACCGTTACGGAGCGGTCGTCGCGGACCATCGTCACCTCGACGGTGACGACGGCGTCCGTTCCGCCCGTCACGGCGTCGACGTGGTAGGACTCGAGTTCGGCGTCGGCGCGCGAACCCAGTGCCTTGCGGATCGCGGAGACGGCCGCGTCGACGGGACCGGAGCCGGTGCCGCTGGCGACGCGCTCCTCGCCGTCGACTGCGAGGCGGACGCTGGCTGTCGGGACGGGGCCGCCGCTGGTCGCCTGGACGTCGAGCAGTTCGACGACGCGTTCGCGGTCGTCGCCGGTAACGTCCTCGGCGATGGCGAGCAGATCGGCGTCGGTCACCCGCCGGCCGCGGTCGCCGAGTTCCGTCACACGGGTGGCGATATCGGCGACTTCGTCGTCGGTCGCCTCGACGCCGTGTTCCTCGAGGGTCGCTTCGACACCTGCCCGGCCGGTGTGTTTCCCGAGTGCGAGTCGGCGCTCGCGTCCGACCGTCTCGGGCGCGTAGGGTTCGTACATCTTGTCGTCCTTGAGCGTACCGTCCGTGTGGATCCCGCTCTCGTGGGTGAAGGCGTTCTCGCCGATGACGGCCTTGTTCGGCGGCAACGCAACACCGGTCGCCCGCGAGACGATCTGGGCGAGGTCGTACAGTTCCTCGAGGTCGACCGTCTCGACGTCGTAGACGTGCGAGAGGGCGATCGCGACCTCCTCGAGCGCGACGTTGCCGGCGCGTTCGCCGAGTCCGTCGACCGTACAGTGAACCAGGTCGGCGCCAGCAGCGACGGCCGCGAGCGCGTTCGCGACGCCCAGGCCGAGGTCGTCGTGGGTGTGGGCGCTGACCGGTCCGAGTTCTGCGAGTCGCGAGACTGCCTTCGCGGTGTGTTCCGGCCCCGTGTGGCCGACGGTGTCGGCGAAACAGAACCGGTCCGCGCCGGCGTCGAGCGAAGTCTCGGCCAGGTCCGCGAGGTAGTCGAGGTCGGCCCGTGAGCCGTCTTCGCCGATGACTTCGACCCACAGGTCGTGATCCGTGGCGTACTCGACGAGTTCGGCTGTCGTCGCCAGGTTGTCCTCGCGGGAGGTGCCGACCTTCCCCTCGACGTGGCGGTCGCTCGAGGGGACGACGACGTGGACGCCGTCGACGTCACACTCGAGCGCGAGGTCGACGTCGCCCGTGAGCCCCCTGCAGAAACTCGTCACGCGGGCCTCGAGGTCGAGGTCGGTGACCCGCGAGATGGCCTGGCGTTCACCCGCACCGGTGCAGGCGCTGCCGGCCTCGATCGTCGAGACGCCGGCACGCTCGAGTGCGCGGGCGATCTCGACTTTCTCGTTCGGTGAGAGCGAGACGCCAGGGGCTTGTTCGCCGTCACGAAGCGTCGTATCGAGAAGGCGGACTGTACGGTCGGATGCTATCGTCTGTTCGGCTGAGTGAGTAACAGGCAAGAATGATGAACTGCGACTACGTTCGTCGCGGAATTTCGCGCCCAGCCGGGTCGCCCCGACTTCCTCTATCCTCGTCAGGCATGGAATCTCGTGCCATCGTACCACGTCCTATTGTAACAGGCCTACTTAACTCCGCCCCTCGAGGCGGAGTTTGCGCCGTCGTGGTTGCGAGCCGTCAGGTTTCCTCGAGGAAGAGTCGATCTCCTTCTTCGACGTCGTCTGCGGCGCCGGCCGGGAGTTCGACGATCGTGTCGGCTTCCGCACGGGCGAACCCGCGCCATGGCTGGAGGCGTTCGACCCGCGTCACCTCGCGGTCGACGACCCAGACGACGTCGATCGGGAAGAAGACGAATAGCATGTGGACGTCACGCGACGTCGCACCGTCGAACCGGAAGACGAGTGCCGATCCGTCGGGGAACGACCGGCGGAACATCAACCCGCGAACCTGACTGAGCATCGACTCCGCGAGATCGACGCTCGTCGCGAGCACCGACGACCCCTCGCCGGCCGGTTTATGTCGTAATCGCACGCCCTCGAGTCGGTACCGGGGGGTGAAAAAACTCCCGTCCCGTACCGGGGACGCTCACGCCATCGCACGATCGATCGTCGCGTTCGGGCCGACGTCGGTCTCGAACCGCTCGAGCGCTTCCGAGAGATCCGTGGCTCGCTGACCGAGTTCGTCGGCCGAATCCAGGACAGATGCGAGTGCGGAAGTCTGCTGTTCGGCGGCCACGGCGACGGTTTCAGCCTCGCTGCTCGTCGTCTCCGAGATAGTCGCGACCTCGTCGACGACCGCGACCACTCCCTGGGTCGAGGCCGCCTGCTGTTCGGTCGCCGTCGAAATCTCCTTGACTCCGTCAGTGGTCTCGGCGGCGTAGTCGGCGATCTCGTCGAGCGAGTCCATCACGTGGGTAACGAGTTCGTCGACGCGGTCGATCTCCTCGCTCGTCCGGTCGACGGCCGTCGCCGACCGGTCGGTCTGGGACTGGACCGCCTCGAGCTGGGCGCTGATCTGTCTGGCGGCCTCCTTGACGTCCTGGGAGAGTTCCTTGACCTCGGCTGCGACGGTGCTGAACCCACCTGTGTCGCTCCCGCCCGCGGAGCGCGAGGCCTCGATGTTGGCGTTCAGCGCCAGCATGTTCGTCTGTTCGGCGATTTCCGTGATCGTCTCGGTCAGGTCGTCGATCCGGTCGACCTGCGTCCGAAGGTCGTCGAACTCTTCGACCGCAGAGCGATACTCCGACTCGAGGTCGTCACAGGCCTCGATCGCCGCCCACGCTGCCGCACGGCCCTCACGGGTCGTTCGCGTCGTCCGTTCCGCGAGATCGACGACGTCGTTCGAGGAAGCGGCGATCCGTTCGGTCGTCGTCGAGAGCGTGTCCATCCGGGAGTCGACCAGTTGCAGGGCCTGGTACTGCCGTTCCGCTCCCTCGGAGATCTCCTGAATCGAGTCGCTGACCTCTCGGCTCGAGGTCCTGACGTCCTCGCTCGAGTCGGTGACGCCCGTACTCGCGGCCACGACGTCGGTCGCGAATCCGTCGAGGCGAGCGATCGTCGCCTCCATTTCGGCAACCATTCCGTTGAATTCCTCGGCGATCGACGTCATCGCCTCGTGCTCGCCCTGTGGCTCCATACGAGCGGTCAGGTCACCGCTTGCGGCCGACTGGATCACCCGACTGTACTCGGCTGCCGTCCGTTCCAGTCGCTGGTTGCTTCGCTCGAGCGCGTCTCGTTCGGCCTGCAACGCCGCCCGCTGGCGCTCGGTTTTCTGGATCCGCTTTTCGAACCCGTCACACGTCGCGTCGATGCCGTCGTAGAGTCGGCCGACTGCGTCGATCCGCTCCGACTCGAGGTCGATCCCTGAGTCGTCGTCTCTTTCCTCGAGTTCGTGGGTGAGACGGTCTATCGATTTCGCCGTGTTGTGAGCGAGAAGCGCCCCGACGAGTCCGGTCGCGAGTGCGCCACCGCCGATAGCGACGAGCCCGTACGTCGTCGCGGTGGCCGGTTCGATGCCGTCGACGGCGACGGCACCGACGAGGCCGGCGGTTCCGAGGGCGAACGTCGCCAGAGAGAGTACGATGGCGAACTTGAGCGCGTATCTGCGCCTGACGAACTGTGGGACGAGACGTCGAAGCTTCCCGATCATGATCCAGGATGTATGTCCCCTCCCACCGAGTTTCCAAAACCTTTTCTTTAAAATCAACTACTATTCTAGAGTACGTATCGGTCTGCTGTAGGGTCGGTGCATTCAACACGGTCCAGTCCATACTGGGGGCCGATATGGAGAAGACGCCCCAGGGAACGTCGGTCGGCGTCGACGACCCCTACGAGTTCGCGGGCGTCTGTGACTACCTCACCGGAGAGGGACAGTGTCGCTACGCCCTCGAGCAGTACGGACACGACCCGGAGTTCGCTCGCGAACGCGCACAGGAGGAGTACGAGTGTCCGGTCGTCGACCCCGAACGTGAGGAGACCTGGGCCGACTGTCCGCACTTTCGGTCTCGCAACCGCGACCGCGAGTGCGTCCGCTGTGGCCTGGAGGAGAAGCGGATGGCCCACGACGACGAGCGGCCGCTGCTCGAGGAACACCACCTCTCGTACGCTCGCGACGGCGAGGAACTCTCCCACGAGATCACGGTCTACCTCTGTCGGTGGTGCCATTCGAAGGTCCACAACTCCTGGGCACGGATCACGGACGACGCCTCGCCCGAACCGGCAGCCATCGCGGAACTCGAGGGGCGACGGAGTCGTGAACAGGAGGAACTGGGGTTTTCGTCGGCCGCGGATCGGTACGATCCAGAAGCGAGCGACGAGTAGTCGATCACATGCGTTCGTCGGGGAGTTGTTTAACCGCTCAGCTACCGAACGCTCGCCGTGTCCCAGGTACTCGTCTACGGTTCGTACGGCTTCGTCGGCGACCTGATCGTCCGGGAGGCGATCGACCGCGGACTCGAGGTCGTCCTCGCCGGCCGCGACCCCGAAGCCGTCGCCGAACAGGTCGAGGAACTCGAGGTGCCGGGTCGACGGTTCGCGCTGGACGACCCGGACGTCGTCGCCGAAGCGATCGACGGCGCGGATGTCGACTGCGTGTTGAACTGTGCGGGCCCGTTTTCGAATACCGCGGAACCGCTCGTCGAGGGCTGTCTGCGGACGGGGACGGACTACGTCGACATCACTGGCGAGATTCCGGTCATCGAATCGATCGCGGATCGCGATAGCGAGGCGGAAAACGCCGACATCACGCTGTTGCCTGCCGTCGGTTTCTCCGTGGTGGCGATGGACTGTCTCGCGGCCCACCTCGCGGACCGACTCCCCGAGGCTGATGCGCTCGCACTCGGTGTCGACTCGCTGCGTCCGCCGTCGATCGGTACGGTCCGGACGGTCATCGAGGGTGCCGAAGACGGCGGTGCAGTCTACCGGGACGGCACGCTCGAGCACGTTCCCGCCGCGTGGCGAACGCGGCGCATCGACTTCGGTCGCGGTACCAGACCTGCAGTGACGATGCCGACGGGCGACGTCTCGACGGCTCACTACACGACGGGTGTACCGAACGTGACCGTCTACGCGCTCATGCCCCAGCCTGCAAGAGCGGCACTGAAAGCACACCGGTACCTCGCGCCGATAGTCGCTTCGAGGCCGATCCAGGAGACGCTAAAGACGCTCGCAGGCTACGTCCGTGAGGGGCCGTCCCCGTGGTCGCGAAAGCTCGGATCGACCTACGTCTGGGGCGAAGCAACGGTCGACAGCACAGACGACGAAACACCCGACAGACAGGCCGTCTCCCGGCTGAAGACACCTGACGCCTACGTCGTGACCGTAAACGGTGCCGTCGAAGCGACCGAGCGCGTCCTCGAGAGCGAGGCCGAAAGCGGATTCCAGACGCCCGCTGGCACGTTCGGGTCCGGATTCGTCCTCGACCTCGAGGGCGTCGAGGGCTACTTCGACGAGACGACGCCCGAGTCGGGGACACGAGTGGTCGACGTCCCGTCGTAGGCAACGGCCGGGCGCTTCCTGCTGGTGCAGGCAACGAGCGTTTCGTCCGGCGGCCACGTGTCCGAGACATGGGTACTATGTTCACCGAGGAAGACATCGGCAAGACGGTCGAGGACTCGAACGGAGCGGCGCTCGGCGTCGTCGCGTCCGTCGACGACGGCATCGCGATGGTCGAACCGGATCCCGGAGCCATCGACTCAATCAAGGCGGCACTCGGCTGGGAGAGCGATCCCGACGAGGTGTTCCCGGTCGAACCCGGCTCCGTGGACGTGATCGGCGGCGAAACTGTGCGTCTCGAGGGTGACGGAGCCGACCGAACCGAAGACGACGTACGAATGGCCGATGGGAACGAGAACGGAGCGAAACGCGGAGGTGCGACTCGAGACCAGTCGCAGGTCGAGGGAGAAGCCGGCAGTGACCGCCACCAGGATAACGCGGACGCACCGCCGGAGGGCGATCGGACGATGACGACCGACCGCGGGAGAAAAGACGACCGGTAGCGGTCACAGCATATCGTTCGCGGTGTCTGTCAGTCGATAATGTCGCCGACGCGTCGCGGTTCGCCCTGCAGGTTCGGCTGTTCGGCGACGATCTTCAGCACCTCGTGGTCGGTGACGTCGTAGTAGGTCTTCTCCGTTGCCTCTTCGATGAGTTCTCGCTCGAGTCGGAACTCGGTACCTTCGTAGACGACGTCGACACCCTCGTCGTCGAACGCAAGTGTAGTCATGCCCATCCGTATGAGCCGAGATAGTAAAAACGGGCCGGACTCGCGCGATGATATCCGTCCGCCGTCCGTCAGACGACGCGCGAGGTTTATTAACGAAGGAACGCATTGGATGGAAGTGTGTCCTTCAGCAGGGATCCGCTCGACGAACTCGTCGTCCCGGACGGGACTGAAGTCAAGGAAGTCGCCGTCGAAACCGACGGTGACGTCCTCGTCGGGAGCCGTGCGACGATCGACTTCGGGATCCGCGGCCGGAACGTCCTCGCGGGCGAGAGCGTCGAGGTCGGCGGCGAAATCGAGGCCGAGGGAGACTGTCGGCTCGACATGTGGTGTGACGTCGCCCAGAACGTTCTCGTCGCCGAGGACGCCTACATCGGCGAACGGGTCCACATCGGCGGACAGCTAAAGGTCGCCGGCGACCTGGACATCGGTGACGACGTCGACATCGAGGAGGGGTTCGAGGCCAACGGCTGGATCGTCATCCGGAACCCGATGCCGACGATCGTCTTGCTTTTCGTCTACCTCAAACACCTGCTTCTGGTCGGCGAGGAAGACACTGCACAGCGACTCATCTCGGAACTCGTCGACGAGGAGGAACTGGACCAGCCCTCGACCGATCCGCTCGTCATTCCACCCAATTCGACGCTCTCGGACGACGCCTGGCGAACCTCCACGCCTGCAACGATCGGTTCGGACTGTCGACTCCACGGCAACGTTCGCGCCGAGACCCTCGAGGTCGGCGACGAGTGCAACGTCTTCGGGAGCCTGCGTGCTCGCGGTGATATCCGTATCGGCGAGGAAACTCGGATACACGGCGACCTGACGACTCGGGACGGTGACGTGGTCATCGAGGGTGACGCACGCGTACTCGGTGACGTCTCCTGTACGAACCTGGACCTGGCCCCCGGCGCGGAGGTTGACGGGACGATCAGGGCAAGCGGCGAGGTCACGATGGGAACGACCGAGCGCGAACTCGAGTAACACGCGAGAAATAGTCTTTGTGGCCGATCGTAATCGGCGGTTGACTCGGTAAAGAGCTGCTAGAAAACTCCTACCGTCGCCTGAGCGCACTGTTTCTAATGGCGATTTTCACCCCCATCCTTAATACCCATACTTCCGATAGGGAGAGACAGGCATGGTATTTGAGAACATACTTGTTGGACGGAGGTATCCATGCGATCGATCGTACTGACCAAGGGCGTCCCCGATTTCTCGGAGGGGGCAGTGTCGTTCGACGAAGACGGTCACCTCGAGCGGGGCAAGACGCCGACGGTGATGAACCCGAACGACGCGTTCGCGGTCGAGGCGGCCCTGCAGACCAGGGTCCGCCACGGCGGTCACGTCAGTGGGATGAGCATGGGGCCGCCGGGGTACGCGGACGTCCTGCAGGAGGCGATGGAGTCGGTCTACACCGACGACAGCTATCTGCTCTCGGATCGGGAACTGGCCGCCTCGGACACGTGGGCGACGTCGATCACGCTGAGTGCGGGCCTCGAGAAGTATCAGGAGGAGGTCGGGGAGATCGACC from Natronobacterium texcoconense encodes:
- a CDS encoding polymer-forming cytoskeletal protein yields the protein MSFSRDPLDELVVPDGTEVKEVAVETDGDVLVGSRATIDFGIRGRNVLAGESVEVGGEIEAEGDCRLDMWCDVAQNVLVAEDAYIGERVHIGGQLKVAGDLDIGDDVDIEEGFEANGWIVIRNPMPTIVLLFVYLKHLLLVGEEDTAQRLISELVDEEELDQPSTDPLVIPPNSTLSDDAWRTSTPATIGSDCRLHGNVRAETLEVGDECNVFGSLRARGDIRIGEETRIHGDLTTRDGDVVIEGDARVLGDVSCTNLDLAPGAEVDGTIRASGEVTMGTTERELE
- a CDS encoding DUF192 domain-containing protein, translating into MRLRHKPAGEGSSVLATSVDLAESMLSQVRGLMFRRSFPDGSALVFRFDGATSRDVHMLFVFFPIDVVWVVDREVTRVERLQPWRGFARAEADTIVELPAGAADDVEEGDRLFLEET
- a CDS encoding DUF7097 family protein, with the translated sequence MEKTPQGTSVGVDDPYEFAGVCDYLTGEGQCRYALEQYGHDPEFARERAQEEYECPVVDPEREETWADCPHFRSRNRDRECVRCGLEEKRMAHDDERPLLEEHHLSYARDGEELSHEITVYLCRWCHSKVHNSWARITDDASPEPAAIAELEGRRSREQEELGFSSAADRYDPEASDE
- a CDS encoding methyl-accepting chemotaxis protein, encoding MIGKLRRLVPQFVRRRYALKFAIVLSLATFALGTAGLVGAVAVDGIEPATATTYGLVAIGGGALATGLVGALLAHNTAKSIDRLTHELEERDDDSGIDLESERIDAVGRLYDGIDATCDGFEKRIQKTERQRAALQAERDALERSNQRLERTAAEYSRVIQSAASGDLTARMEPQGEHEAMTSIAEEFNGMVAEMEATIARLDGFATDVVAASTGVTDSSEDVRTSSREVSDSIQEISEGAERQYQALQLVDSRMDTLSTTTERIAASSNDVVDLAERTTRTTREGRAAAWAAIEACDDLESEYRSAVEEFDDLRTQVDRIDDLTETITEIAEQTNMLALNANIEASRSAGGSDTGGFSTVAAEVKELSQDVKEAARQISAQLEAVQSQTDRSATAVDRTSEEIDRVDELVTHVMDSLDEIADYAAETTDGVKEISTATEQQAASTQGVVAVVDEVATISETTSSEAETVAVAAEQQTSALASVLDSADELGQRATDLSEALERFETDVGPNATIDRAMA
- a CDS encoding saccharopine dehydrogenase family protein translates to MSQVLVYGSYGFVGDLIVREAIDRGLEVVLAGRDPEAVAEQVEELEVPGRRFALDDPDVVAEAIDGADVDCVLNCAGPFSNTAEPLVEGCLRTGTDYVDITGEIPVIESIADRDSEAENADITLLPAVGFSVVAMDCLAAHLADRLPEADALALGVDSLRPPSIGTVRTVIEGAEDGGAVYRDGTLEHVPAAWRTRRIDFGRGTRPAVTMPTGDVSTAHYTTGVPNVTVYALMPQPARAALKAHRYLAPIVASRPIQETLKTLAGYVREGPSPWSRKLGSTYVWGEATVDSTDDETPDRQAVSRLKTPDAYVVTVNGAVEATERVLESEAESGFQTPAGTFGSGFVLDLEGVEGYFDETTPESGTRVVDVPS
- a CDS encoding 2-isopropylmalate synthase, which gives rise to MPVTHSAEQTIASDRTVRLLDTTLRDGEQAPGVSLSPNEKVEIARALERAGVSTIEAGSACTGAGERQAISRVTDLDLEARVTSFCRGLTGDVDLALECDVDGVHVVVPSSDRHVEGKVGTSREDNLATTAELVEYATDHDLWVEVIGEDGSRADLDYLADLAETSLDAGADRFCFADTVGHTGPEHTAKAVSRLAELGPVSAHTHDDLGLGVANALAAVAAGADLVHCTVDGLGERAGNVALEEVAIALSHVYDVETVDLEELYDLAQIVSRATGVALPPNKAVIGENAFTHESGIHTDGTLKDDKMYEPYAPETVGRERRLALGKHTGRAGVEATLEEHGVEATDDEVADIATRVTELGDRGRRVTDADLLAIAEDVTGDDRERVVELLDVQATSGGPVPTASVRLAVDGEERVASGTGSGPVDAAVSAIRKALGSRADAELESYHVDAVTGGTDAVVTVEVTMVRDDRSVTVARSEADITRASVDAMVDALDRLLATEENPLALADD
- a CDS encoding 4Fe-4S ferredoxin N-terminal domain-containing protein gives rise to the protein MSDDRPDRDDPFHPLGEAAEEDFERMLEETEYDAELGMEMARDALRLTKGEIGEEEFYDRYHEDVIEEFGEDERPMAAEIEAARAEDGEGAVSEALSTLGVGSESRRDVMKKMGAGAGVVGLGAFGASQGPDGTDPAAAQDEQEDAEDGDGVQWGMTLDLETCDGCLSCVVACNAEHNWNEGANWMYILAYDDGIVESPDTDEFDDFREFNYLIRPCQHCTDAPCEKVCPTTARHTRDEGGLVLTDYDVCIGCRYCQVACPYGVNYFQWEDPPEEAQEMDDDMIYDQRDRWVSGAGPRGVMEKCIFDPARQDGQMGEDMVGTTACEDACPPGAIQFGDMNDPESDPQQYLEDTALARALEHDPEEEDLQEAIEILQDEDDADEEELEEARTLIESEYGTGDSRFRLLEEYNTNPNVMYIGNEPGPHAEQVEGPVAYDDVGMVDNRKNVLDEGTVGFDL
- a CDS encoding DUF5800 family protein, which translates into the protein MTTLAFDDEGVDVVYEGTEFRLERELIEEATEKTYYDVTDHEVLKIVAEQPNLQGEPRRVGDIID